Proteins encoded in a region of the Zea mays cultivar B73 chromosome 4, Zm-B73-REFERENCE-NAM-5.0, whole genome shotgun sequence genome:
- the LOC103654348 gene encoding uncharacterized protein, which translates to MGNCLVIQQADDRKEIKIVSVVDDGGVLDTPSSSPAGARSLTKVPAAGAAALCEPLLPAAGGAAAVRVKLVISKQELRKMLDKEGVSLDDMVSSLVRKEASGGDREQELCCGGWRPALESIPEGSDL; encoded by the coding sequence aTGGGAAACTGCCTGGTGATTCAACAAGCAGacgacaggaaggagatcaagatcGTGAGCGTCGTGGACGACGGCGGCGTCCTCGACACGCCATCGTCGTCCCCGGCGGGCGCGCGCAGCCTGACGAAGGTCCCGGCGGCCGGAGCCGCCGCCCTCTGCGAGCCCCTGCTGCCGGCTGCTGGCGGCGCCGCCGCCGTCAGGGTGAAGCTGGTGATCAGCAAGCAGGAGCTCAGGAAGATGCTCGACAAGGAGGGCGTGTCGCTGGACGACATGGTGTCGTCTCTCGTTCGCAAGGAAGCGAGCGGTGGTGACCGGGAACAGGAGCTCTGCTGCGGTGGGTGGCGGCCTGCGCTGGAGAGCATACCGGAAGGTAGCGATCTCTAG